The following proteins are encoded in a genomic region of Odontesthes bonariensis isolate fOdoBon6 chromosome 19, fOdoBon6.hap1, whole genome shotgun sequence:
- the LOC142368421 gene encoding uncharacterized protein LOC142368421 isoform X1, giving the protein MQVFKDETELTDIRMIQRVVGMFERQPYMQRIIQCGLLGNNEGLRENQMRSSSSDYQAPLHYYTSARDSSCPPFGKVQVKESDTERKARLLQEAKTNKEKAEKKRLKKQKQKERKEMEKKKQNPETNEEGKDDAQRSKTEESKPGNDKKRDGTNSSVKLSAAAKDTDSDSSDLESSEEDADTKNDSTDSEELDMTSTFVSKAALIARRKLEEKSNAERKEKKKIPDKGRKNVPNKSKEDQEVEKEAQKKDSVAPSSLSFEDNVKISTELANIGNNFASDGDYNMAVKYFTNAIKYNPTEYKLFGNRSFCFEKLREYDKALTDAELSLGICPGWVKGLFRRGRALAGLKRYEEAARAFREVLKLESSYAEAAQELMRVQIFQLMQYGFTSEESSNALIIHGTIEKAIDVLFKLHQRQPGAVLNGTLPPAQVANVTGVSPILSANTNPAIVDFAESHNAPKNPLMNKPLGSVQNIANVQSQSKPFLMKMNYGDNRPSLELFPVWVGNLNNPVTDATVTDLFTKVGVVYSVKVLHYKRCAFVNFTKKEDCDEAIRRFHGWDLNGNKIAVRYPDRIPPGMGISRSALRADDLQDENLRQNAAGSQRPFRPYKPVPDHRDDY; this is encoded by the exons ATGCAGGTATTTAAAGACGAAAcgg AGTTAACGGACATCCGTATGATC CAAAGAGTTGTGGGAATGTTTGAGCGTCAGCCTTATATGCAAAGGATCATTCAATGCGGCCTGCTTG GTAACAATGAAGGATTAAGAGAGAACCAAATGAGGTCATCCAGCTCTGATTATCAGGCTCCTCTGCATTACTATACATCAGCCCGTGACTCTTCCTGCCCACCCTTTGGAAAAGTTCAGGTTAAGGAGAGT GATACTGAAAGAAAAGCCAGATTATTACAAGAAGCGaagacaaacaaagaaaaagctgaGAAAAAGCGGCTGAAGAAACAG aaacagaaggaaaggaaagaaatggagaagaaaaaacaaaaccctgAAACAAATGAAGAG GGGAAAGATGATGCTCAACGATCTAAAACGGAGGAGAGTAAACCAGGTAATGATAAAAAAAGAGACGGCACCAATTCCAGTGTGAAACTGTCGGCTGCAGCTAAAGATACAGACAGCGACAGCAGTGACCTAGAATCCAGTGAAGAAGATGCCGACACCAAGAATGACTCCACTGACTCAGAG GAACTGGATATGACGAGTACTTTTGTGAGCAAAGCTGCTCTTATTGCCAGGCGTAAACTAGAGGAGAAGTCCAACGCTGAGAGgaaggagaaaaagaagatCCCCGACAAAGGACGTAAAAATGTTCCCAACAAGTCAAAGGAAGACCAGGAGGTTGAAAAGGAGGCTCAGAAGAAG GATTCTGTCGCCCCCAGCAGCCTCAGCTTCGAAGATAATGTAAAGATAAGTACTGAGCTTGCAA atATTGGAAATAATTTTGCCAGTGATGGCGACTATAATATGGCTGTGAAGTATTTCACAAATGCGATTAAATACAACCCAACAGAATATAA GCTGTTTGGCAATCgttccttttgttttgaaaagttGCGAGAATACGACAAGGCGCTGACCGACGCAGAGCTGTCTCTCGGCATATGTCCAGGCTGGGTTAAAGGTCTTTTTAGGAGAGGCAGAGCTCTGGCAGGTCTAAAG AGGTATGAAGAGGCTGCCCGGGCCTTCAGGGAAGTCCTCAAACTGGAGAGTTCGTATGCAGAAGCTGCTCAGGAACTCATGCGGGTGCAGATATTTCAGCTCAtg caatATGGTTTCACATCGGAGGAAAGCTCCAATGCTTTAATTATTCACGGGACTATAGAGAAGGCCATAGATGTGCTATTTAAATTACACCAACGCCAGCCAG GAGCTGTTTTAAATGGCACTCTCCCGCCAGCTCAAGTAGCGAATGTCACCGGAGTCTCGCCGATCCTCTCAGCCAATACAAACCCTGCAATTGTTGATTTTGCTGAGTCCCACAACGCACCTAAAAATCCACTTATGAACAAACCTTTAGGCTCAGTCCAGAATATAGCCAACGTCCAGAGTCAATCAAAGCCTTTTCTTATGAAGATGAACTACGGTgataacagaccatcact ggaGTTGTTTCCAGTGTGGGTGGGAAACTTGAATAACCCAGTAACTGATGCCACAGTCACCGACCTGTTTACCAA GGTTGGGGTCGTCTATAGTGTGAAGGTTCTGCATTACAAACGTTGTGCCTTTGTCAACTTTACAAAAAAAGAGGACTGTGATGAAGCAATCAGACGCTTCCAT GGTTGGGACCTGAATGGCAACAAAATTGCTGTGCGGTACCCAGACAGGATTCCTCCAGGCATGGGCATCTCCAGGTCCGCCCTCAGAGCAGATGACCTGCAGGATGAGAATCTCAG GCAAAATGCAGCTGGAAGCCAAAGGCCTTTTCGTCCTTACAAACCAGTGCCGGATCACAGAGACGACTACTGA
- the LOC142368421 gene encoding uncharacterized protein LOC142368421 isoform X2 translates to MLVVCGKVSRLKMQRVVGMFERQPYMQRIIQCGLLGNNEGLRENQMRSSSSDYQAPLHYYTSARDSSCPPFGKVQVKESDTERKARLLQEAKTNKEKAEKKRLKKQKQKERKEMEKKKQNPETNEEGKDDAQRSKTEESKPGNDKKRDGTNSSVKLSAAAKDTDSDSSDLESSEEDADTKNDSTDSEELDMTSTFVSKAALIARRKLEEKSNAERKEKKKIPDKGRKNVPNKSKEDQEVEKEAQKKDSVAPSSLSFEDNVKISTELANIGNNFASDGDYNMAVKYFTNAIKYNPTEYKLFGNRSFCFEKLREYDKALTDAELSLGICPGWVKGLFRRGRALAGLKRYEEAARAFREVLKLESSYAEAAQELMRVQIFQLMQYGFTSEESSNALIIHGTIEKAIDVLFKLHQRQPGAVLNGTLPPAQVANVTGVSPILSANTNPAIVDFAESHNAPKNPLMNKPLGSVQNIANVQSQSKPFLMKMNYGDNRPSLELFPVWVGNLNNPVTDATVTDLFTKVGVVYSVKVLHYKRCAFVNFTKKEDCDEAIRRFHGWDLNGNKIAVRYPDRIPPGMGISRSALRADDLQDENLRQNAAGSQRPFRPYKPVPDHRDDY, encoded by the exons ATGTTGGTCGTCTGTGGAAAAGTTTCAAGACTGAAGATG CAAAGAGTTGTGGGAATGTTTGAGCGTCAGCCTTATATGCAAAGGATCATTCAATGCGGCCTGCTTG GTAACAATGAAGGATTAAGAGAGAACCAAATGAGGTCATCCAGCTCTGATTATCAGGCTCCTCTGCATTACTATACATCAGCCCGTGACTCTTCCTGCCCACCCTTTGGAAAAGTTCAGGTTAAGGAGAGT GATACTGAAAGAAAAGCCAGATTATTACAAGAAGCGaagacaaacaaagaaaaagctgaGAAAAAGCGGCTGAAGAAACAG aaacagaaggaaaggaaagaaatggagaagaaaaaacaaaaccctgAAACAAATGAAGAG GGGAAAGATGATGCTCAACGATCTAAAACGGAGGAGAGTAAACCAGGTAATGATAAAAAAAGAGACGGCACCAATTCCAGTGTGAAACTGTCGGCTGCAGCTAAAGATACAGACAGCGACAGCAGTGACCTAGAATCCAGTGAAGAAGATGCCGACACCAAGAATGACTCCACTGACTCAGAG GAACTGGATATGACGAGTACTTTTGTGAGCAAAGCTGCTCTTATTGCCAGGCGTAAACTAGAGGAGAAGTCCAACGCTGAGAGgaaggagaaaaagaagatCCCCGACAAAGGACGTAAAAATGTTCCCAACAAGTCAAAGGAAGACCAGGAGGTTGAAAAGGAGGCTCAGAAGAAG GATTCTGTCGCCCCCAGCAGCCTCAGCTTCGAAGATAATGTAAAGATAAGTACTGAGCTTGCAA atATTGGAAATAATTTTGCCAGTGATGGCGACTATAATATGGCTGTGAAGTATTTCACAAATGCGATTAAATACAACCCAACAGAATATAA GCTGTTTGGCAATCgttccttttgttttgaaaagttGCGAGAATACGACAAGGCGCTGACCGACGCAGAGCTGTCTCTCGGCATATGTCCAGGCTGGGTTAAAGGTCTTTTTAGGAGAGGCAGAGCTCTGGCAGGTCTAAAG AGGTATGAAGAGGCTGCCCGGGCCTTCAGGGAAGTCCTCAAACTGGAGAGTTCGTATGCAGAAGCTGCTCAGGAACTCATGCGGGTGCAGATATTTCAGCTCAtg caatATGGTTTCACATCGGAGGAAAGCTCCAATGCTTTAATTATTCACGGGACTATAGAGAAGGCCATAGATGTGCTATTTAAATTACACCAACGCCAGCCAG GAGCTGTTTTAAATGGCACTCTCCCGCCAGCTCAAGTAGCGAATGTCACCGGAGTCTCGCCGATCCTCTCAGCCAATACAAACCCTGCAATTGTTGATTTTGCTGAGTCCCACAACGCACCTAAAAATCCACTTATGAACAAACCTTTAGGCTCAGTCCAGAATATAGCCAACGTCCAGAGTCAATCAAAGCCTTTTCTTATGAAGATGAACTACGGTgataacagaccatcact ggaGTTGTTTCCAGTGTGGGTGGGAAACTTGAATAACCCAGTAACTGATGCCACAGTCACCGACCTGTTTACCAA GGTTGGGGTCGTCTATAGTGTGAAGGTTCTGCATTACAAACGTTGTGCCTTTGTCAACTTTACAAAAAAAGAGGACTGTGATGAAGCAATCAGACGCTTCCAT GGTTGGGACCTGAATGGCAACAAAATTGCTGTGCGGTACCCAGACAGGATTCCTCCAGGCATGGGCATCTCCAGGTCCGCCCTCAGAGCAGATGACCTGCAGGATGAGAATCTCAG GCAAAATGCAGCTGGAAGCCAAAGGCCTTTTCGTCCTTACAAACCAGTGCCGGATCACAGAGACGACTACTGA
- the LOC142368421 gene encoding uncharacterized protein LOC142368421 isoform X3, with the protein MFERQPYMQRIIQCGLLGNNEGLRENQMRSSSSDYQAPLHYYTSARDSSCPPFGKVQVKESDTERKARLLQEAKTNKEKAEKKRLKKQKQKERKEMEKKKQNPETNEEGKDDAQRSKTEESKPGNDKKRDGTNSSVKLSAAAKDTDSDSSDLESSEEDADTKNDSTDSEELDMTSTFVSKAALIARRKLEEKSNAERKEKKKIPDKGRKNVPNKSKEDQEVEKEAQKKDSVAPSSLSFEDNVKISTELANIGNNFASDGDYNMAVKYFTNAIKYNPTEYKLFGNRSFCFEKLREYDKALTDAELSLGICPGWVKGLFRRGRALAGLKRYEEAARAFREVLKLESSYAEAAQELMRVQIFQLMQYGFTSEESSNALIIHGTIEKAIDVLFKLHQRQPGAVLNGTLPPAQVANVTGVSPILSANTNPAIVDFAESHNAPKNPLMNKPLGSVQNIANVQSQSKPFLMKMNYGDNRPSLELFPVWVGNLNNPVTDATVTDLFTKVGVVYSVKVLHYKRCAFVNFTKKEDCDEAIRRFHGWDLNGNKIAVRYPDRIPPGMGISRSALRADDLQDENLRQNAAGSQRPFRPYKPVPDHRDDY; encoded by the exons ATGTTTGAGCGTCAGCCTTATATGCAAAGGATCATTCAATGCGGCCTGCTTG GTAACAATGAAGGATTAAGAGAGAACCAAATGAGGTCATCCAGCTCTGATTATCAGGCTCCTCTGCATTACTATACATCAGCCCGTGACTCTTCCTGCCCACCCTTTGGAAAAGTTCAGGTTAAGGAGAGT GATACTGAAAGAAAAGCCAGATTATTACAAGAAGCGaagacaaacaaagaaaaagctgaGAAAAAGCGGCTGAAGAAACAG aaacagaaggaaaggaaagaaatggagaagaaaaaacaaaaccctgAAACAAATGAAGAG GGGAAAGATGATGCTCAACGATCTAAAACGGAGGAGAGTAAACCAGGTAATGATAAAAAAAGAGACGGCACCAATTCCAGTGTGAAACTGTCGGCTGCAGCTAAAGATACAGACAGCGACAGCAGTGACCTAGAATCCAGTGAAGAAGATGCCGACACCAAGAATGACTCCACTGACTCAGAG GAACTGGATATGACGAGTACTTTTGTGAGCAAAGCTGCTCTTATTGCCAGGCGTAAACTAGAGGAGAAGTCCAACGCTGAGAGgaaggagaaaaagaagatCCCCGACAAAGGACGTAAAAATGTTCCCAACAAGTCAAAGGAAGACCAGGAGGTTGAAAAGGAGGCTCAGAAGAAG GATTCTGTCGCCCCCAGCAGCCTCAGCTTCGAAGATAATGTAAAGATAAGTACTGAGCTTGCAA atATTGGAAATAATTTTGCCAGTGATGGCGACTATAATATGGCTGTGAAGTATTTCACAAATGCGATTAAATACAACCCAACAGAATATAA GCTGTTTGGCAATCgttccttttgttttgaaaagttGCGAGAATACGACAAGGCGCTGACCGACGCAGAGCTGTCTCTCGGCATATGTCCAGGCTGGGTTAAAGGTCTTTTTAGGAGAGGCAGAGCTCTGGCAGGTCTAAAG AGGTATGAAGAGGCTGCCCGGGCCTTCAGGGAAGTCCTCAAACTGGAGAGTTCGTATGCAGAAGCTGCTCAGGAACTCATGCGGGTGCAGATATTTCAGCTCAtg caatATGGTTTCACATCGGAGGAAAGCTCCAATGCTTTAATTATTCACGGGACTATAGAGAAGGCCATAGATGTGCTATTTAAATTACACCAACGCCAGCCAG GAGCTGTTTTAAATGGCACTCTCCCGCCAGCTCAAGTAGCGAATGTCACCGGAGTCTCGCCGATCCTCTCAGCCAATACAAACCCTGCAATTGTTGATTTTGCTGAGTCCCACAACGCACCTAAAAATCCACTTATGAACAAACCTTTAGGCTCAGTCCAGAATATAGCCAACGTCCAGAGTCAATCAAAGCCTTTTCTTATGAAGATGAACTACGGTgataacagaccatcact ggaGTTGTTTCCAGTGTGGGTGGGAAACTTGAATAACCCAGTAACTGATGCCACAGTCACCGACCTGTTTACCAA GGTTGGGGTCGTCTATAGTGTGAAGGTTCTGCATTACAAACGTTGTGCCTTTGTCAACTTTACAAAAAAAGAGGACTGTGATGAAGCAATCAGACGCTTCCAT GGTTGGGACCTGAATGGCAACAAAATTGCTGTGCGGTACCCAGACAGGATTCCTCCAGGCATGGGCATCTCCAGGTCCGCCCTCAGAGCAGATGACCTGCAGGATGAGAATCTCAG GCAAAATGCAGCTGGAAGCCAAAGGCCTTTTCGTCCTTACAAACCAGTGCCGGATCACAGAGACGACTACTGA